One genomic segment of Nothobranchius furzeri strain GRZ-AD chromosome 10, NfurGRZ-RIMD1, whole genome shotgun sequence includes these proteins:
- the ckma gene encoding creatine kinase, muscle a, translating into MPFGNTHNNFKLNYKVEEEYPDLSKHNNHMAKVLTKELYGKLRDKQTSSGYTLDDVIQTGIDNPGHPFIMTVGCVAGDEESYEVFKDLLDPVISDRHGGYKPTDKHKTDLNFENLKGGDDLDPNYVLSSRVRTGRSIKGYTLPPHNSRGERRAIEKLSIEALTSLEGEFKGKYYPLKSMTDAEQEQLINDHFLFDKPVSPLLTCAGMARDWPDGRGIWHNDDKTFLVWVNEEDHLRVISMQKGGNMREVFRRFCVGLQKIEEIFKKHNHGFMWNEHLGYILTCPSNLGTGLRGGVHVKLPKLSTHAKFEEILTRLRLQKRGTGGVDTASVGGVFDISNADRLGSSEVEQVQLVVDGVKLMVEMEKKLEKGEAIDSMIPAQK; encoded by the exons ATGCCTTTTGGAAACACCCACAACAACTTCAAACTCAACTACAAGGTTGAGGAGGAGTACCCAGACCTGTCCAAGCACAACAACCACATGGCCAAGGTCCTGACCAAGGAGCTGTATGGAAAACTGAGGGACAAGCAGACATCCAGCGGTTACACTCTGGATGACGTCATCCAGACTGGTATCGACAATCCTG GTCACCCCTTCATCATGACTGTTGGCTGCGTCGCTGGTGACGAGGAGTCCTACGAGGTTTTCAAAGATCTGCTTGACCCCGTCATCTCCGACCGTCATGGTGGATACAAGCCCACTGACAAGCACAAGACTGACCTCAACTTTGAGAACCTGAAA GGTGGTGATGACCTGGACCCCAACTATGTCCTGTCCAGCCGTGTTCGCACTGGTCGCAGCATCAAGGGATACACCCTGCCCCCCCACAACAGCCGTGGCGAGCGCAGAGCCATCGAGAAGCTGTCCATTGAAG CTCTGACCAGCCTGGAGGGTGAGTTCAAAGGAAAGTATTATCCCCTCAAGTCCATGACCGACGCAgagcaggagcagctgatcaatgatcacttcctgtttgacaagCCTGTTTCCCCCCTGCTGACCTGCGCGGGTATGGCTCGTGACTGGCCCGATGGCAGAGGCATCTG GCACAACGACGACAAAACCTTTCTGGTCTGGGTGAACGAGGAGGATCACCTGCGTGTCATCTCCATGCAGAAGGGTGGCAACATGAGGGAGGTCTTCAGGCGCTTCTGCGTTGGCCTGCAGAAG ATTGAGGAGATCTTCAAGAAGCACAACCATGGCTTCATGTGGAACGAGCATCTCGGCTACATTCTGACCTGCCCCTCCAATCTTGGCACTGGCCTGCGTGGTGGTGTCCATGTAAAGCTGCCCAAGCTTAGCACACACGCCAAATTTGAGGAGATCCTCACAAGGCTGCGTCTGCAGAAGCGTGGCACAG GTGGTGTGGACACTGCATCAGTGGGTGGTGTGTTTGACATCTCCAACGCTGACCGTCTGGGCTCTTCCGAGGTAGAGCAGGTCCAGCTGGTGGTGGATGGTGTCAAGCTCATGGTTGAGATGGAAAAGAAGCTTGAGAAGGGAGAGGCCATTGATAGCATGATCCCTGCACAGAAGTAA